One genomic window of Marinobacter adhaerens HP15 includes the following:
- a CDS encoding sensor domain-containing diguanylate cyclase produces the protein MPSHSFYLQQDEASRLKTILEGTGAGTWEWNVQTGETIFNERWAEIIGYSLEELQPVSIDTWMKHAHPDDLALSEQKLTAHFRGDSEYYECEARMRHRDGYWVWVRDYGRLVSRTLEGEPEWISGTHIEISSSKQYEQRLEQIKAEQQQTIQRFEKMASLLPGVVFQFEIRPDGTMTFPYASAGIERVYGVTPEQALADGTIVFQAIHPEDRGFVEQTINHSKKSGENWICEYRVINEGVVSWVLGRSKPEFKPDGTVIWHGAILDITSQKTLEEELRQTSTTDDLTGAANRRRFTEVLSWEFERLKRNGAGYAVVLFDFDWFKRVNDHYGHHVGDLVLRETAHRIKNELRTGDTLGRIGGEEFAVLLPQCDENSARQFAERLRRSVEQLRFIGFDELRGTITCGVAISDRTDEKPSQILVRADQAMYRGKAQGRNQVVVFDYKDQDSG, from the coding sequence ATGCCCTCTCATTCTTTTTATCTTCAGCAAGACGAAGCCTCGCGTTTAAAAACCATTCTGGAAGGGACCGGCGCCGGAACCTGGGAATGGAACGTCCAGACGGGGGAGACGATTTTTAATGAGCGCTGGGCGGAAATCATCGGGTATTCGCTGGAAGAACTTCAACCGGTGTCCATTGACACCTGGATGAAGCACGCCCATCCGGACGATCTGGCTCTCTCAGAGCAGAAGTTAACGGCTCATTTCCGCGGCGACTCCGAGTATTACGAGTGTGAAGCCCGCATGCGTCATCGCGACGGCTATTGGGTTTGGGTCCGAGATTATGGTCGCCTCGTCAGTCGGACACTTGAAGGGGAGCCCGAGTGGATTTCCGGAACGCACATAGAGATCTCCAGCAGCAAGCAGTACGAACAGAGGCTGGAGCAAATCAAGGCTGAGCAACAGCAAACGATCCAGCGTTTTGAAAAAATGGCGTCGCTCTTGCCGGGAGTGGTGTTCCAGTTCGAGATCAGACCGGACGGAACCATGACGTTTCCCTATGCCAGTGCCGGAATTGAACGGGTCTATGGCGTGACGCCTGAGCAGGCGCTCGCCGATGGGACTATTGTGTTCCAGGCCATTCATCCAGAAGACCGCGGCTTTGTTGAACAGACCATTAACCACTCGAAGAAAAGCGGCGAAAACTGGATCTGTGAATATCGGGTTATAAACGAGGGCGTGGTCAGCTGGGTTCTGGGCCGTTCCAAACCGGAATTCAAGCCGGACGGTACGGTCATCTGGCACGGCGCGATCCTGGATATCACCTCCCAGAAAACGCTTGAAGAAGAGCTCCGACAGACATCAACCACTGACGATCTCACAGGTGCAGCCAATCGGCGTCGCTTCACCGAGGTGCTGTCTTGGGAGTTTGAGAGGCTGAAACGGAACGGCGCCGGCTATGCGGTCGTACTCTTCGATTTTGACTGGTTCAAGAGAGTGAATGATCATTACGGGCACCACGTTGGTGACCTTGTCCTGAGGGAGACTGCCCACCGCATCAAAAATGAACTGCGTACGGGCGACACGCTGGGGCGAATCGGTGGCGAGGAGTTTGCCGTGCTCTTGCCTCAGTGCGACGAGAACAGTGCCAGGCAATTTGCGGAACGCCTTCGCCGATCCGTTGAACAATTGCGGTTCATTGGCTTTGATGAACTGCGGGGCACCATAACCTGCGGCGTTGCCATTTCCGACCGGACTGACGAAAAACCCAGCCAGATTCTGGTACGTGCGGACCAGGCGATGTACCGGGGCAAGGCTCAAGGCCGCAATCAAGTGGTCGTGTTTGACTACAAAGATCAGGATTCCGGCTGA
- the recD gene encoding exodeoxyribonuclease V subunit alpha: protein MSRSRSQTGKSDHQIDLFAEDIAAETPTIPAAGDTTFAIKDLLSSPDKTESLLLHWQQAEWIRALDVGFARLIRELSEEQGERPDPLLLLLAALVSHQVGRGHVCVDLGNLLADAGHTLSLPPEESVQEPLTDSGTSEPDRPKPADVLALVTLPECLSILESACAVSDGSHTTPLVLNGTRLYLRRFWRYEQRIAAGIRHRLALPSPLADPESGPARTLSLALDTLFRSSEPVDYQKLACALAARNHFAVITGGPGTGKTTTVVNLLAALQAVAGESPERAGRKYRIRLAAPTGKAAARLNESIGGAVSRLPLAELPGNVDLNDIPTRVTTLHRLLGSRPDTRKFRHNRDNPLLVDILVIDEASMVDVDLMASVFDALPANAQLILLGDKDQLASVDAGAVLGELCQRALLAHYTPETARWLAAMAGSEIPESLVDETGQPMDQAVAMLRKSYRFREDSGIRAFAEAVNTNALDNAMLRQIREAEFDDVILLNGRSKSGDTEDTLDLVCRHAITGSPEAFRNAGQGRQVNGQSLPPPVGYRHYLERLQNHGLNESSPREDWDAMAVQLLEAFSDFQVLCALRKGPWGVEGLNDRIARQLLAEKLISRAEGWYEGRPVLITGNDYNLGLMNGDIGIAVNVPWDRTDTGEPRYTLRVAFPDSDTAGGIRWISPSRLQQLETVYAMTVHKSQGSEFNHTCLVLPDRLSPVLTKELVYTGITRARNWFSLIAGDIPVLREAVSQQVSRASGLALALVESTD, encoded by the coding sequence ATGAGCCGTTCCCGCTCCCAAACCGGAAAGTCCGACCACCAGATTGATCTGTTCGCGGAGGACATCGCTGCGGAAACGCCGACCATACCCGCTGCCGGTGATACCACCTTCGCTATCAAAGATCTGCTCTCGAGCCCGGATAAAACCGAGTCCCTGCTGCTGCACTGGCAGCAGGCGGAGTGGATCCGCGCGCTGGATGTGGGGTTTGCCCGGCTGATCCGGGAGCTCTCGGAAGAGCAGGGCGAACGCCCGGACCCACTGCTCCTGCTGCTGGCGGCACTGGTCTCCCATCAGGTGGGGCGTGGCCATGTCTGCGTCGATCTGGGCAATCTCCTGGCCGATGCCGGGCATACCCTTTCACTGCCGCCAGAGGAGTCGGTCCAGGAGCCGCTCACCGATTCCGGCACCAGCGAGCCGGACCGTCCCAAGCCCGCCGACGTGCTTGCACTTGTAACGCTGCCGGAATGCTTGAGCATACTGGAAAGCGCCTGCGCCGTAAGTGATGGCTCACATACAACACCCCTGGTGCTGAACGGAACCCGGCTCTATCTGCGCAGATTCTGGCGCTACGAACAACGCATTGCGGCGGGTATCCGGCACCGCCTGGCTTTGCCATCACCCCTGGCAGATCCGGAATCCGGTCCGGCCCGCACCCTGTCTCTCGCTCTGGATACACTGTTCCGGTCGTCAGAACCGGTGGATTACCAGAAACTGGCCTGTGCCCTAGCGGCCCGCAACCATTTCGCCGTGATCACCGGCGGGCCGGGCACCGGCAAGACCACCACCGTGGTCAATCTTCTGGCGGCACTTCAGGCCGTCGCCGGGGAATCCCCCGAACGGGCCGGTCGGAAATACCGGATCCGCCTGGCAGCCCCGACCGGCAAGGCGGCGGCCCGACTGAACGAATCCATCGGTGGTGCAGTGAGCCGGTTACCCCTTGCCGAACTGCCGGGCAACGTGGACCTGAATGATATCCCCACCAGGGTCACTACCCTGCACCGGTTACTGGGCAGCCGGCCGGATACCCGCAAATTCCGCCATAACCGGGACAACCCTTTGCTGGTGGATATCCTGGTGATCGACGAGGCCTCAATGGTGGACGTGGATCTTATGGCGTCGGTGTTTGATGCCTTGCCCGCCAACGCCCAGCTGATCCTGTTGGGCGACAAGGACCAGCTGGCCTCGGTGGACGCCGGTGCGGTACTGGGGGAACTTTGCCAGCGGGCGTTGCTGGCGCATTACACTCCGGAAACTGCCCGGTGGCTGGCCGCCATGGCCGGAAGCGAGATACCGGAGTCACTGGTGGACGAAACCGGCCAACCCATGGATCAGGCCGTGGCCATGCTGCGCAAGAGCTACCGGTTCCGGGAGGACAGCGGTATCCGCGCCTTTGCCGAAGCAGTGAACACTAACGCGCTTGATAACGCCATGTTGCGCCAGATCCGGGAAGCGGAATTCGACGATGTCATTTTGCTTAACGGCCGGTCGAAAAGTGGGGATACGGAAGACACCCTGGACCTGGTGTGTCGACATGCCATCACCGGCTCACCAGAGGCATTCCGAAATGCCGGGCAGGGCCGGCAAGTGAATGGTCAGAGCCTGCCACCACCCGTTGGTTACCGCCATTACCTCGAACGCTTGCAGAATCATGGCCTGAACGAAAGCAGCCCCCGCGAAGACTGGGATGCGATGGCGGTGCAGCTCCTTGAAGCCTTCAGTGACTTCCAAGTGCTCTGTGCCCTGCGCAAGGGCCCCTGGGGCGTGGAAGGCCTGAACGACCGGATCGCAAGGCAGTTACTGGCTGAAAAACTGATTTCGCGGGCCGAGGGCTGGTATGAGGGCCGGCCTGTGCTGATTACCGGCAACGACTACAACCTGGGCCTGATGAACGGCGACATTGGCATTGCCGTCAACGTGCCCTGGGATCGGACCGACACCGGTGAGCCCCGCTATACCCTGCGAGTGGCGTTTCCGGATAGCGACACCGCTGGCGGTATTCGCTGGATCTCGCCCAGTCGTCTGCAGCAGCTGGAAACCGTGTACGCCATGACGGTGCACAAATCCCAGGGTTCGGAGTTCAACCACACCTGCCTGGTCTTGCCGGACCGTTTGAGCCCGGTCCTGACAAAAGAGCTGGTCTATACCGGCATCACCCGCGCCAGAAACTGGTTCAGCCTGATTGCCGGGGACATTCCGGTGCTCAGGGAGGCCGTCTCGCAGCAGGTCTCCAGGGCCTCAGGTTTGGCGCTCGCACTTGTGGAATCTACTGACTAA